One Salvelinus namaycush isolate Seneca chromosome 4, SaNama_1.0, whole genome shotgun sequence genomic window carries:
- the LOC120045691 gene encoding MAD2L1-binding protein yields the protein MAEQTGREVVTGSVETTNTFTNDHNLRSKMCLPTSQGKGLNIHIKSDTKCNVPSRTNDFSDEQSATETSGRLSQETPTTTSKCNTPNSSKSDEIKSKDIVVTTEDKENYILSCVSDVDPSSADSTCQVITETSSTDTATTLPPLTPSKQAEADDAATLRRAREEGRVEVVFPGLVTQEACCRFVSEILKCILYQRQQLPMTYDQLVYSQKRQQAAMQNEEAVGWRPGQSTAEGLDWRRCQRTLQDLEQVLQQLEVLFSLSLVPRVLLLLGGSLLLPKELYEVNMEDVILATGDRSLRVSSCLRQVFRTLFVADLLSDAKPVRLTATTVMVLAHRDCGVGWFRPKLDFKVPTRVKSQVISLSCDPSSVSGSGMSEGGGQTAWQDYVWFQAPLTIKGFSK from the exons ATGGCGGAACAAACAGGCAGGGAGGTGGTAACGGGGAGCGTAGAGACAACGAATACATTCACAAATGATCACAACCTCCGATCAAAAATGTGTCTCCCAACTTCGCAAGGAAAAGGGCTCAACATACACATTAAATCCGACACCAAATGTAACGTCCCGAGCCGGACAAACGACTTCTCAGACGAACAATCAGCTACGGAAACCTCGGGGCGACTATCCCAGGAAACACCGACAACAACAAGCAAATGTAACACACCAAACAGCTCAAAGTCAGATGAGATTAAATCCAAAGATATCGTAGTAACCACGGAAGATAAGGAAAACTACATCCTCTCCTGTGTTTCTGATGTTG ATCCGTCATCCGCAGACAGTACCTGTCAGGTTATCACCGAgaccagcagcacagacacagCCACCACTCTCCCCCCTCTGACCCCCTCCAAGCAGGCTGAGGCTGACGATGCAGCGACGCTACGGAGGGCCAGGGAGGAGGGCCGTGTGGAGGTAGTCTTCCCAGGCTTGGTCACACAGGAGGCCTGCTGCCGCTTCGTCAGTGAGATACTGAAGTGTATCCTTTACCAAAGACAACAGCTGCCCATGACCTATGACCAGCTGGTTTACTCTCAGAAGAGACAGCAAGCTGCCATGCAG AATGAGGAGGCGGTGGGCTGGAGGCCCGGTCAGTCCACTGCAGAAGGCCTGGACTGGAGGAGGTGCCAGCGTACCCTCCAAGACCTTGAGCAGGTGCTACAACAACTGGAAgtgctcttctccctctccctggtccCCCGTGTGCTCCTCCTGCTCGGCGGCTCCCTCCTCCTTCCCAAGGAGCTGTACGAAGTCAACATGGAGGATGTGATACTAGCCACCGGCGACCGGAGCCTACGCGTCTCCTCGTGTTTGCGCCAAGTCTTCCGCACGCTCTTCGTGGCCGACCTGTTGTCTGACGCTAAACCTGTCCGGCTCACAGCCACGACGGTCATGGTTCTGGCCCATAGGGACTGTGGCGTGGGGTGGTTCCGGCCCAAGCTGGATTTCAAGGTCCCCACACGGGTGAAGAGCCAGGTTATTTCTCTGTCTTGTGACCCCAGTAGTGTCTCTGGGTCTGGGATGTCTGAGGGAGGAGGGCAGACTGCCTGGCAGGACTATGTGTGGTTTCAGGCCCCCTTGACTATCAAAGGCTTCAGCAAGTGA